In the genome of Neofelis nebulosa isolate mNeoNeb1 chromosome 8, mNeoNeb1.pri, whole genome shotgun sequence, one region contains:
- the RRP7A gene encoding ribosomal RNA-processing protein 7 homolog A, with protein sequence MVARRRKRGAQGSELGIPSPPGYSAIPIKFSEKQQASHYLYVREHRVREGTKSSWPQKRTLFVLNVPPYCTEECLARLLSPCGPVQSVELQEKPDLADRSEEPKSKFFHPTPVRGFQVAYVVFQKAGGVSAALALKGPLLVSTDSHPVKSGVHKWVSNYTDSVPDPEALRVEVDTFMEAYDKRIAEEEAKAKEEEGIPDEEGWVKVTRRGRRPVLPRTEAASLRVLERERRKRARKELLNFYAWQHRETKMEHLAQLRKKFEEDKQRIELMRAQRKFRPY encoded by the exons ATGGTGGCGCGCAGGAGGAAGCGTGGGGCCCAGGGCTCCGAGCTGGGGATTCCGAGCCCGCCCGGGTATTCAG CCATCCCGATCAAGTTCTCGGAAAAGCAGCAGGCTTCCCACTACCTCTATGTGAGAGAGCACAGAGTTCGAGAAGGCACCAAGTCTTCCTGGCCTCAGAAGCGGACCCTTTTTGTCCTCAATGTGCCCCCATACTGCACAGAG GAGTGCCTGGCccgcctcctctctccctgcggCCCCGTCCAGTCTGTGGAGTTACAGGAGAAGCCGGACCTTGCTGACCGCTCAGAGGAACCAAAGTCCAAGTTTTTTCACCCCACGCCCGTTCGG gGGTTCCAGGTAGCCTACGTGGTGTTCCAGAAGGCAGGTGGGGTGTCGGCTGCCTTAGCCCTGAAGGGCCCTTTGCTGGTCTCGACAGACAGTCACCCTGTGAAGAGCGGCGTTCACA AGTGGGTCAGCAACTACACAGACTCGGTGCCGGACCCTGAGGCCTTGAGGGTCGAAGTGGACACGTTCATGGAGGCGTATGACAAGAGGATAGCTGAG GAGGAGGCCAAGgccaaggaggaggaagggattcCGGACGAGGAGGGCTGGGTGAAGGTGACGCGCCGGGGCCGGCGGCCGGTGCTACCCCGGACGGAGGCGGCGAGCCTGCGGGTgctggagagggagagacggaagcGCGCCCGCAAAGAGCTGCTCAACTTTTACGCCTGGCAGCACCGAGAGACCAAGATGGAGC ATCTAGCCCAGCTGCGCAAGAAGTTTGAGGAGGACAAGCAGAGGATTGAACTGATGCGGGCCCAGCGCAAATTCCGACCCTACTGA